Proteins encoded together in one Lathyrus oleraceus cultivar Zhongwan6 chromosome 5, CAAS_Psat_ZW6_1.0, whole genome shotgun sequence window:
- the LOC127084510 gene encoding pentatricopeptide repeat-containing protein At2g30100, chloroplastic — MAYLQGFTPTLKLGFVFSSLVSPKQRHPLVFPSSKCGFSLKFNDGSFKFQNPLIKGTKSVELDRFVTSDDEEEEEEMGDGFLEAIEELERMTREPSDVLEEMNDRLSARELQLVLVYFSQDGRDSWCALEVFDWLRKENRVDKETMELMVSIMCGWVKKLIQEQHGVGDVVDLLVDMDCVGLRPGFSMIEKVISLYWDMGEKEGAALFVEEVLRRGVSWNEGDPQGHKGGPTGYLAWKMMAEGDYKGAVRLVIRFREAGLKPEIYSYLVAMTAIVKELNEFAKALRKLKSFARAGLVTEFDREDVELAENYQSELLADGARLSNWVIQDGSHPSLHGAIHERLLAMYICAGHGIEAEKQLWEMKLVGKEADRGLYDIVLAICASQKETAATGRLMTQLEFASSAQKKKSLSWLLRGYIKGGHFNEAAETVMKMLELGIYPEYLDRVAVVQGLRKRVHQNGNLDTYFKLCKSLSEANLIGPCLVYLYTRKYKLWVVKMV; from the exons ATGGCTTATCTACAAGGGTTTACTCCAACTTTGAAATTGGGTTTTGTGTTTTCATCGCTAGTTTCACCAAAACAGAGACACCCTTTGGTTTTCCCTTCATCAAAGTGTGGATTTTCCCTCAAATTCAATGATGGGTCATTCAAATTTCAAAACCCTTTAATTAAGGGAACAAAATCGGTGGAGCTTGACCGGTTTGTTACCAGTGACGAcgaagaggaagaagaagaaatggGAGATGGGTTCTTGGAAGCAATAGAGGAGCTTGAGAGAATGACAAGGGAGCCTTCTGATGTTCTTGAAGAGATGAACGATCGTCTCTCAGCTAGAGAGCTTCAGCTTGTGTTGGTTTATTTCTCTCAAGATGGAAGAGACTCGTGGTGTGCTTTGGAGGTTTTTGATTGGTTAAGGAAAGAGAATAGGGTTGATAAAGAGACTATGGAGTTAATGGTTTCTATCATGTGTGGTTGGGTGAAGAAGTTGATTCAGGAACAGCATGGGGTTGGTGATGTCGTTGACCTTCTTGTGGATATGGATTGTGTTGGGTTGAGGCCTGGTTTTAGTATGATTGAGAAGGTTATTTCTTTGTATTGGGATATGGGGGAGAAAGAAGGTGCTGCTTTGTTTGTGGAAGAGGTTTTGAGGCGTGGAGTTTCTTGGAATGAGGGTGATCCTCAAGGGCATAAAGGAGGCCCAACTGGGTATCTTGCTTGGAAGATGATG GCTGAGGGTGATTACAAAGGTGCTGTTCGGTTGGTAATTCGATTTAGAGAAGCTGGTTTGAAGCCAGAGATCTACAGTTACCTTGTTGCAATGACTGCCATAGTTAAGGAGCTCAACGAGTTTGCCAAAGCTCTACGAAAGTTGAAAAGTTTCGCTAGGGCCGGGCTTGTTACCGAATTCGACCGAGAAGATGTTGAGCTAGCAGAGAACTACCAATCAGAACTTCTAGCCGACGGAGCTCGCTTATCCAACTGGGTGATTCAAGACGGCAGTCATCCATCACTTCACGGAGCTATCCACGAGAGGCTCCTCGCAATGTACATCTGCGCCGGCCATGGAATCGAAGCCGAGAAACAATTATGGGAAATGAAACTTGTTGGCAAAGAAGCCGACAGAGGTCTCTACGACATTGTTCTAGCCATATGTGCTTCTCAGAAAGAAACTGCAGCGACAGGAAGGCTAATGACGCAGTTGGAATTTGCGAGCTCGGCGCAGAAGAAGAAAAGTCTGTCATGGTTGTTAAGAGGATACATTAAAGGTGGTCATTTCAATGAAGCAGCAGAGACAGTGATGAAAATGCTTGAATTGGGAATTTATCCCGAGTATTTAGATAGAGTTGCTGTTGTTCAAGGTTTAAGGAAAAGGGTTCATCAAAATGGAAATTTAGATACTTATTTTAAGCTTTGTAAGTCACTTTCTGAAGCAAATCTTATAGGGCCTTGTCTTGTGTATTTGTATACAAGAAAATATAAGCTTTGGGTTGTGAAAATGGTGTAA